The window actTGTCAGAGAAAGGTACTTTTGTTTgtatttgtgcaggggctattcaccctcctctagctggccaccaagggtcctaacagaaccgacacttcaccccgttcGTGTACTGATGAAATGTGGTCGCGTTGTTAAACTTTGTCAAGTGGTCATCTAGATCAGTAGTTCTGTTGTATTCCCTGATCGCCAGCGGGGTGTAGTGTCGAGGCAGGGGATCGTTCAGAATCCCTTGAGAAAATTATTGATTGATCTGCTCGTGCGAATCATCCTCCCTTGGCGCTTTCCCTTTCCTCGCGTCCCGAACAGGCGCATCGTCCAATGAAGATCCCTGATCCTTGTCTGCTCGGCCGCGTTCCTCCGATAGGGTCCTGAACATGGCCCGATGGAAGGGGATCGACGTATTGGGTGCCTCCCTATATATGCGGGTCGGCTTCTTGTTATTTCCTCAGAGCGGATATTTGGTTCACTCGGTCTCCCTGTTCAGCCGGCCGACCTGCGGTTGATGCTACGGGCTCCTGAGCTTGGCGCTTGGTCAGTGTCTGTTGTTGTCGCTCGGGCTTGTATCAGCATATCGAGCTCTTCTTGCGTCAGCGTCACCGTGGCAAatcgtccagcgtcctccatcttctcgttcGAATATAGGCTACGTTCTCACAAACGGCACCaaaatgatcttgtccgaaagcgcGTGGGAAGGTGGAAAGCTAGGGAGGTGGCGGCTTCTCTGATCGGCTGTAGACCTTGTTCCGCTCCGCAAAACAAGTAACGTCATTGCTGAGTCAGGGAAGAGGTCCCCGatgttggccctccgacactcaagtctgTTATCAGAATAATGGAAGAAAGCAGAGGAACAGTAACTCTAGCATAAACAATGAATCTCGCGTACCTCCGCCGGTGATGGACCCTCTTTATATACAGTGTTGGTGGGCGACGTGCACGCTTCTTGAGGCATAGGTGTATTCTCCAATATGTCTTATGAAAGGAtttgtcagaaaagtacctctgacaccataccttaacagggcatgcatatccttgACAAGACAGTAGTGTCGTACGATCTATCTATCGACCATACCTCGTGTCAGCGGCACTATCTCCTAAAAGAATGTCGAAGAATACTACAGTGGTCCCGTTGCTTAGTTAagcagggtagccgctcggctagGACTCTGGTCCATCCACAGCTAGTCCCGCTACttgaccgagcggggtagccgctcggtcggGACTCCTCCGCTCTGTCGGCTTTAGTTGATCTCCCCTGTGGTGACTACGTATTAACATGCTCTCCCCCGTTCGGACAAGCTAACCGGTCTCTTTTAGCTTCCTGCTGCTCTGTATTGAGCGTTAACTGTCTTACGTATTGTCCCGAGCTGAACGGGTGGTACGCTAGGATATGTCTCCGCCGGTTGGCTCTTTGACATTCGGACATTGatcaccttaactttgacctccaccttaaTAGTTGACCCGTGCCAGGTGGATCTCCCTATATCGCCGTCGCATCACAAGCAATTAACATACACAGATACATCAAACCCCATCATCACATTTCACAGACTAAATATGTTCAAATAATAGAATTAAGAACATACGCAAACGAAACCAAGCGAGACATTTGAATGATGAGATTGTTGGTTATCCATCATCAGTCCATTTTATTAGAAAGTACATATAACGCTTCATATTAAAACGCTTCCGAAAATACacggaaaaaaaaaaagacaaaggcACCAAAAGCCGTTATTTTTCTTACACATCACACTTTTTATTAAGAGGAATATATCGGCCGTGCGATTTCAAGGCTCACCGGTACGCAAACGCGAGCATTGTGGCAAGCTGGCACCGCCGCCGTCGAACCCTTCGGTAGGGTAACAGGAAAAAGACAACGGCGGCTCCGAGTTTGAGGAAGAGGAAAACGAGCAGCGATGCCGACTTAATTGCCTGATTAATTCTGAAGGTATAGTCTTTCTGTTGTTGTATGATTAATTCTGAAGTTATTGTCAGTGTGTCTATTTTGCCCGATTAATTCTGAAGGTATAGTCTTTCGTGTTGATCGTTACAGTCAGTGTGTTGATTTTACCTAATTAATTCTGAAAATAGAGTATCGTTATTAATTCTGAAGGTATAGACTTGACCGATTAGAATTTGGTCAAAGAACCAATCCTTGGCTTAAGGAGAAGAATAAAGGCAGGAGTCATCCTTTTCGTGGTCGTTCACGTCGACCCATACTTTTTAAAGAGATAAATCACAAAAGATTAAAAAGAGATACATTATAAGACAGTGTCTTTACACAGAAAGGCTATATTTTATATCAGTTACGAATTGATTCCAAATCTATTAGAATAACCATTTACACAGATACTAACCGCATGCATCAATCCGTAGAGACAGAAAACTCTTATAATCATTGATATCTTATTATCTCTTTTCTTTAAATTGTATTCTTTGATATCTCAATTACTTCTCAAGAGGAGTACTCGTGCAATGTTACAGATTAATCTTTTGAATGTTTCTGTGACTATTTGGACATGAAAGAAAGTTCTCTTTGATTTGATTAGTAATAAGGGGCATGGCAATATTTAAACTTTCTCCAAACTGAAATTAACTGAATTATAAATTTCAATtgcatttgatttaatttgaactAATGATAGCCTGAGGCCTACTTTTTTACAGAAATATGTTTCCATTTTTTACAAAACAACATTAAACTTTCTGCCTTCCCAAAATAAGAGAGATGAAGTATAAGCATTTGTATAACGTAGCAAAATGAATTCttatatttgattaaaaaaaaaatagctattCTAGATACTAAGATTCTCTGGGTGAAAGTTCAGAAAAGGGAGTCTGATAGAGTAACCAAAGATCAGCCCTCCTGGAAATCTTGGAAAGGGGATAGCATCTCGGATGTTGTCGATGCCGGTAGCAAAAAGAATCATTCGCTCAAACCCTAAGCTAAACCCACTGTGTTTGACAGTGCCAAAAGGGCGGAGCTCAAGGTACCATTCATAAGGCTCAAGTGGCAACCCTGCATCTTCGATTCTAAGGGAATAGATGAAATAAGTCAAGATAAGCTTTAAACAAAAAGGATAAAATATAGAACAAGTCAACAAGCTGACTACAAGTATGTTCAGAACATGAATAACACTAATTCCGAGCATACCAATCCATTCATAGCTAAAAATGCAAACACAGATTTTTTTGAACTGTATATGCTTGACGGCACAAACATGTTTTAACTTGGTTTCTTTCATAATTCTATTAGGCCTTGGAAGGACATGACGGGGAGAAAGAGTTCAGTTTAGTAGACTAGCAGATAGTGGTAAAATCAAACCCCACCCGCCCCAAAAAAGGAAACACATGAGCCTTATAGGTTCAATTTAATTATTTGTACCTTTTTACGAGAATGTCTAAACGTGCCTCTCTTTGGCTTCTTCCAATCAGCTCACCAACCTACAAACGAGAATTTTAAAGACTGTAGAACAAGATTGCAGCAGTTGAACTTTCAGAACTTGAATCAATAACACAAATCAAAAAGAAAGTAGAACTTAAATCATATTGATGGATGCAACAAGACGTAAGACGAAATTTCATCCCCGCTATATACAACCAGTCAAATGCCATACCTTGGGCACAAGCACGTCCATAGCTGCTACTTCTTTTGGTCATCATTGAGCCTCATATAAAATGCTTTAATACCTTTGGATAGTTATATACAATTACAGGTTTCTTGAATATCACCTCTGTCAAATACCTGAATAATCCAAAAGATCATCACCCCCTCAAATCTGAAGCTGCCCTGATACTGTAAGAAAAGCTTGGCGTCCAAAAAAAGTCTCGTGCATTGTCAATCTTTCCATCCTATCTAGATCGTGAAGTTGGATCGGCAGCTTAGTTTGAACTAATGATTCCCTGATGCCTACTTATTTCCAGATGTTTTTGTCTTCACAAAACAACATTGAGCTTTCTGAATTCACATAGCAGAAACCTGTGTTTTGACAACAAACtgatccaacttctgataagaaAGTATGAGATATGAAGTAGAAACAAAACTAATtcttatatttaattaaaa is drawn from Zingiber officinale cultivar Zhangliang chromosome 1B, Zo_v1.1, whole genome shotgun sequence and contains these coding sequences:
- the LOC121971224 gene encoding asparagine--tRNA ligase, cytoplasmic 1-like, with the translated sequence MRLNDNQKTVVAIDVLVPKVGELIGRSQREARLDILVKRIEDAGLPLEPYEWYLELRPFGTVKHSGFSLGFERMILFATGIDNIRDAIPFPRFPGGLIFGYSIRLPFLNFHPENLSI